tttttaaacaaagtaGCAGAGGAATAAAGACCATccattcccttcctctctgttAAACCAACACAAATAGGGTtttctctattctctttttttttcccttctcaaagTTTTAATAAAGCTTCAAAAGCAAGCAATCCCATCTGAGCAATAGAAGAGCTTCTCTAATTTAATGCATGATGGGCATGAAACCTTGACTTCAAAAAAATAGCTGGATCATAGATATGATCATAAATGGAGCCTAAGAAGGGATCCCCACAGATCTTTtagaccaactccctcattttacagacgaggaaactgagacccagggaagtgagtgacttgcctaaggtcacacgggtagtaaAGCTGTCAGATCTGGGTACCTGAACACAGTCTTCTGACCCCAGAGTCAGTactttttccactatgccacactgcctcaccACAAAAATAAGCAAATGCCATCTCCTCAATTCATTAACCTGATTTACTGGATTTTTCTAGCTCATCTGTCTGAATTTCCTATTTTGTTATCATCACTAAGATCCAGCTAGTTAAGCTGACAGAACACGAGATTCAAAGTGAAGGACATGGTTTCATTGAGCAAATGAGTGTTTGAGGAGCAGTGCCTAATAGCACAAAGAGGCCTGGATTGGGAATTTAGAGACTGGGTCCTAGTCCCCACTCTGTTCCTGACTGGATGCTCTTGGAAGAGTTGTTGTCCCTCCTTGGGCTCCTGGGAAATTCGGTGCTTGGGATAAATGCtctttaaggtccctcctagttctaacattctatcccTGTCTAGTCTCTGTATCAAACTGTACCGAGCTAAGTTTCCTTCTGTCAATCCAAAAATGCCACAGAAACAGGTACATGTGTCTATGTATTCAGAAGATTTTCTAGATTTCCTCCATTCATTTTCTCTGGATATTGATGCCATCTTTAAACTATAATTATCACCTAAATCTTTCCTACCTGAACCAGTCCGCTATTATACAACCATACGCATATCATTAGCTGGGGACTTCTGGGTTCTGTTTTTACTAACTGACAGGCATCCTTTCAGATTCACAGTTAAAAGCATCACAATGCCTAAGTTAACTATCTAAACAGTAAACAGAACCCCCTACAGGGTAAATTCTAACTTGTTTAGAGGTGCTGATAGGTCACCAAAATTTTCTTGAGGCTGTCTAACAAACAGAAGACCAAAGAGAAAGGGTTATACAGTTTGCTGAAATTACATGTGCTAGAAGGGAAATTTAAAGCAGTTCAATTCTCAGGCCCTAGAGCTAAAGAACAAGACTGAGTCACCAAGCATATCAGAATGAATTCTTAGCTTCACAGAACTGTAGAGCATCAACATTAGAAGAAAATTGGAAATCATTCAGTCCAACAGCCATGCTTGCAAGCAAATGCTTTCATCACAATGGTGTAGCAGTCTGCTATCATGAAACTTCCTTTCTGTATACTTACTTTCTGGTTTAACAGAAAGCTTCTACTGCTCCTTTTGTTCAATTTCTGGACTTTCGGGGTATTCTGAATGTTAAGATGACAGGTGACTCCTTGGCttttggtgcagtggaaaaaaaCCAGTGAACCTGGAGAAGAGTAGATttgggttctaattctggctcAGTCACCCATGTGAAAACATGACCAAATGagctgtcaaatggagataatgctACCTGCTGTGCATCTTCTACTGAATTGTTGTTACATAGCTAAACTTAATTTCACCTATCCAGCACTGAGCTCCATACACTACAGGGGCTTAAGAAATGTATTGGTAAGGCAAATAACAGATGTGAAGGTACTTTGCAACCATAACATGCTATACGACACAGGGATAATAAAAAATGACCTCATCCAAAAGATATTCAACAAGTTCAATTcaaacattaagcacttactacgtacATAAGAAGGAatccccccctcccatccccaaatGGATCTGCTTTAAGCTAATAAAATTCTCAGCCTGTTTGTGGAATCAGAAGAAACACAGAAGCTCAGGCTGGAATAAGAGATAGGCAAATCCACCTGCTTACTTGCAACATCTTCTCTGGACAACCAAGCACTTCTCACTCCTACAAAGAAAACTTGAAGCTGGGTGTTCCATAAAGTGTTTtagggtttttgtctttgttttttttggggggggggggggcagggataaTTAAGACATTAACAATGAGAAATTCTGTCCTGCCCAATGAATAGTAtataactggaaacaaaaaggAGGTCAAGAATGAAATCCCTGATGTGTAACAAAATATCCATTTAAACATAAACTTTCACCAGGCCAAGTAAAAGAATAAGTaacttattttctcctttgagaaCTACTATTAAAACTACCtatgtgatctcaggcaaatcacttatgtCACTTCTCTTGCTTCCTCCTCAgctaaatgaagggattgaactgaAAGGTATTAAAGGGCCCTCCCAGTCCCAACAAATCAGGATTCCTCTGTTTACTACTGGGCCACTCCCTACCTCACCCCGTACACAGTTTACCAGAAGACCTGAAAGACCAAACTCTGATTTCTGGGCTTAAAGAGTATTTTCATCACAGGAGCTGCAAtccaaaaatagatttttttcctcattaatttTCCAAAATGCCTTTTAAGGAACACCAGAAAAGATGAGTTTAATCTTCACCTGCAGGCAAATAGTTTAGAATAGCCACCAGAAGCCGGAACTGAACAGTCAAAAATGTGGAAGAACAAGGAAGTGCCATCACAGctctggaggggaggagagagagagcaaagctGAGCCAGATACAGCCTGGAAGATAAGAAGCATCACTTGAATAAGAGGGAACAGGCTGTGACAGGCATTTGCTGATCCTAAATCCCAAGGTTTTCTCAAGGAAAAATGGATCCAAAAGTTATGAGCATAGAATGaccgttttgttttgttttccccatctCATATGAATTTTCagtgcataaaaagaaaaaacactcaTACTAAAGCTGAATCCTGTTCTAGGCACCTAATGCAAGGCAGTAGTAACAAAAAGACCACTGCCTTTGTTTTCTAAGAGACTTCAGGCAACTACACTATTCGCTACAACCTATAACCAATAAGAATTCTctctccaatatctttgacaagTTGGGTGGGTCATTTGAGCTTGGAGAATTTCTGGAACTGAAAATCCATTACATCTCCAAAAACAGTCCACTGCATTCTTCAGGGGCACTTACTTGccaggaatttttttccttatatcaagcctccTATCTGTGGGTCACTTCCACCAAATGCTCCTACTTTTGCCCCGAGGGGCAAAGCACAACAAATCTAACCTTTTCTACCCCATAGCATCCCTCTGAATATTTGAACGGGGGAATCATGTCTTCCCTTCACATCCTTTTCACATTGATGAAACATTCCTATATGCTTAGACTGTCAGCTATTCTGTCATCTCTTGGATGTGCTGTGACACTCacttctctccatttcctcatctgtgaaatggggctacTCCTACTTGATTGCTTGCCCCAtaggagcaaatgagatgatgGATGTAAAAACACTTTAGACCTAATACTACCACTAACATTCTTTGCCAGGGactactatatgtgtgtatgtacttgtatatatacacttacctatgtgcacacatatatacatctacacacataacacacatacatgtgtgtatagatatattcacatatacatcaCAAATGTGAGTTAAACAAGATATCTCTTTATTCTCATGAACCAAAATTGTGCTTATAAGATAGAACTAGAAATGAACATTATACTATAACGCAGGATAACCCCTCTAAATGGATaagcatatttattattttatttcaatctTAACACTCCAGTTTTGTTGTTATCAAGGCTGTGCCTCCCTAAAGAGAAACATGCAaggattctttaaattttattccaGACAAATGTAGCCTTGCTTTCATGTTAGGATATcaacaaagagaggaagaattcaGCTTTAGCCCCAAGGTCTGGGCCTCCTTTGCATTTTCTCTAAAAGTAACTTCCTTCTCTGGAGCAAATAATCCCAGAACAGATTAGGCCCCAGGCCCCTAGCTAAATCCCCTTCATCATTACAATTACCCCATGCCTCCCACCCACCTACCACCCCCTTGGGAAGGTTGAAAGATTCTAAAGCAGCCTTACATCCACAGAACTTTAACCTTTGTTATGGAGTTGGCCAACCCTCCAGGCCTCCTTTCCAAATCATGGTTTTTCCTTTACTGGCTAGGCTTACCCTCTTATTaaacttaaacacacacacatacaagccATTATCACAAACCCAATCACCCACTCCATGCTGCAAGTCTGTGCTTGGGCCGCCCACATGGTATTCCTGGTAAATATAAACAGTGTGTCAGGAGACAGTTTGGGCATCTGTTTAACTCCCCTGGAAAGCAATGcaaaactgaagaaggaaattgttTTTTCCTGACTCGGGGCGAGTAGAGGCGGCGATGGAATCAGAGAGGGGACAGAGGCTAGCAACTTCTCTTCAGGTTAACAGGTGAAGGTACACACAAACCGTGGAAAGCAGTAATCCGTACGCCAATAGTTCAAGCCCTCTATGGACCAGAAAACCCAGGGGAGGCCAAGAAGAGAACTTTATTCCAGGTCCTGAACTATAAAGAATTCAGAAGGGACCAGAGCATTCCAAgtccagatacacacacacacacacacacacacacacacacacagagtagccactcctccaaacacctattacAAGTCTTTTAATTCTAGCAAAGATCAAGTTAAGAACAGCGTCCCAAGTTCCCAAGTACAGAAAACTCATTTTGAAGAACTGTCCCAAGAAAACCTAAACCCCATGGAATTTCCAAAACTCCAACTCTCCCCCGCTAGCCGGAGTCCCCCAAAGCACTTTCACTACCGGTTTCGAAGACTTCCAGACCccctggggaggggaaagaaagagccGGCTCCTTACCGTTGAGTCCATTGGAGATGCTCCGATGGTGCAGGGGCGCGGACAGGTCGTCCAAGGACCTTCTGGTAGCGCCGGCCTTGGCGTCCGCCGCTTTGTGAAGTGGGGGCGCGGGGGCGGTGGGCTGCTGCGGCTGCGGGGGGCCCGGCGGCGGCAGGTGCCCGTGGGGGTGCAGCGGGTGGTGATGGTGGTCGGGGCTGCCGCCGCTGCCCGTGCTGGACGTGCTGCTGCCGTCGCCCACGTCGCGGGGCCCCGCACCGCCCGCGCCCCCCGCCAGGTTGGTGAGGCTGGCCTGGCTGTCGATGGAGCTGCGGGAGCCGGCGCCGCTGCGCTCCTCGTCCAGCATGAGCACGATCTCTTTGAGCTCCAGGTTCTCCCGCACCAGGGCCTCCTGGCGGGCCTCCAGCTCGCGCAGCTTCTGCTGGGACAGGGCCACCTCCTTCCACAGCACGCCGGCCGTGTGGCGCCCGAAGCGCTGCCACTCGCGCGACAGCTTCTTGCCCTTTTGCCGGTCGTCGTCCAGGAAGCAGCAGAGCTCCCGCAGCTCGTGGTTGTCATCCTGCAGCTTCTGGTTGACCTCCTTGAGGCCGCGGATCTCGTGGAGGTGCAGCTGCAGCCGCCGGTTCACGTCCTTCATCAGGTTCCCGTGCTCCACCATGAGGCCCATCTTCTCGCCCTCTGCCCGCCGCAGCCGCCGCGCCAGCTCCTCCTTGCTCCAGCGCAGCAGCTCCTCGTCCGGAACCTTGCTCAGGTCCTCTTTGCCCGACCCTTCCGACGTGTTCTTGGCCATCGCGGCCCCGAGGGGGAGACGCTGGACACCTtcgggtggggaggaggagagaagagacttttttcctccccctcccctctctcgcGCTCCCTTGCTCTAGGCTCCCCGGTCACTCTCGCATCTCCGTAAGTTGTGCCGTTCTCCCCTT
This region of Trichosurus vulpecula isolate mTriVul1 chromosome 3, mTriVul1.pri, whole genome shotgun sequence genomic DNA includes:
- the CCDC85C gene encoding coiled-coil domain-containing protein 85C isoform X1; this translates as MAKNTSEGSGKEDLSKVPDEELLRWSKEELARRLRRAEGEKMGLMVEHGNLMKDVNRRLQLHLHEIRGLKEVNQKLQDDNHELRELCCFLDDDRQKGKKLSREWQRFGRHTAGVLWKEVALSQQKLRELEARQEALVRENLELKEIVLMLDEERSGAGSRSSIDSQASLTNLAGGAGGAGPRDVGDGSSTSSTGSGGSPDHHHHPLHPHGHLPPPGPPQPQQPTAPAPPLHKAADAKAGATRRSLDDLSAPLHHRSISNGLNDSSCNYIRQLETKVKLLEDDNKLLSQTSSGDFRTLRKGLSPYHSESQLSSLPQYQDALQNGPAHMTAELSSSPAVGYVPMGQKPEAVVHAMKVLEVHENLDRQIQDSYEEDLSEKEKAIVREMCNVVWRKLGDAASSKPSIRQHLSGNQFKGPL
- the CCDC85C gene encoding coiled-coil domain-containing protein 85C isoform X2, with the protein product MAKNTSEGSGKEDLSKVPDEELLRWSKEELARRLRRAEGEKMGLMVEHGNLMKDVNRRLQLHLHEIRGLKEVNQKLQDDNHELRELCCFLDDDRQKGKKLSREWQRFGRHTAGVLWKEVALSQQKLRELEARQEALVRENLELKEIVLMLDEERSGAGSRSSIDSQASLTNLAGGAGGAGPRDVGDGSSTSSTGSGGSPDHHHHPLHPHGHLPPPGPPQPQQPTAPAPPLHKAADAKAGATRRSLDDLSAPLHHRSISNGLNDSSCNYIRQLETKVKLLEDDNKLLSQTSSGDFRTLRKGLSPYHSESQLSSLPQYQDALQNVLEVHENLDRQIQDSYEEDLSEKEKAIVREMCNVVWRKLGDAASSKPSIRQHLSGNQFKGPL